A single region of the Vicia villosa cultivar HV-30 ecotype Madison, WI unplaced genomic scaffold, Vvil1.0 ctg.001488F_1_1_1, whole genome shotgun sequence genome encodes:
- the LOC131635445 gene encoding tryptophan synthase beta chain 2, chloroplastic-like, translating to MENHNNDTGSVLSQRPDSFSRFGRFGGKYVPETLIHALTELEAAFHSLASDEDFQKELDGVLKDYVGRESPLYFAERLTEHYKRDNGEGPHVYLKREDLNHTGAHKINNAVAQALLAKKLGKKRVIAETGAGQHGVATATVCARFGLECVVYMGALDMERQALNVFRMRLLGAEVKAVHSGTATLKDATSEAIRDWVTNVETTHYILGSVCGPHPYPMMVREFHAVIGKETRKQALEKWGGKPDILVACVGGGSNAIGLFHEFVDDKDVRLIGVEASGLGLESGKHAATLTKGEVGVLHGAMSYLLQDDDGQIIEPHSISAGLDYPGVGPEHSFLKDVGRAEYYSVTDDEALEAFKRLSQLEGIIPALETSHALAYLEKLCPTLPNGTKVVVNCSGRGDKDVQTAIKYLKI from the exons atgGAGAACCACAACAACGACACCGGTTCGGTCCTATCTCAGCGACCTGATTCCTTTAGCCGGTTCGGCCGGTTCGGAGGCAAGTATGTCCCTGAAACTCTCATCCATGCTCTCACCGAGCTAGAAGCTGCATTCCATTCCCTTGCTTCCGACGAAGACTTTCag AAAGAGCTTGATGGGGTTCTGAAAGACTATGTGGGTAGGGAGAGCCCTCTTTATTTTGCTGAGAGGCTGACAGAGCACTACAAGAGGGATAACGGAGAAGGGCCTCACGTTTATCTAAAGAGGGAGGATCTCAACCACACTGGGGCTCACAAGATCAACAACGCGGTTGCTCAGGCTTTGCTTGCCAAGAAGTTGGGGAAGAAGAGGGTTATTGCTGAGACTGGTGCCGGTCAGCATGGAGTTGCCACTGCCACTGTGTGCGCACGGTTTGGATTGGAATGTGTTGTTTATATGGGAGCTCTAGATATGGAAAGACAGGCCCTTAATGTGTTCAGAATGCGCCTTCTTGGTGCTGAG GTGAAAGCTGTACATTCAGGAACTGCCACGCTGAAAGACGCTACATCGGAAGCTATAAGAGATTGGGTGACTAATGTGGagacaacacattatattttGGGTTCCGTTTGCGGGCCACATCCATATCCTATGATGGTAAGAGAGTTTCACGCAGTGATAgggaaagaaacaagaaaacaagcATTGGAAAAATGGGGAGGGAAGCCAGATATTCTGGTAGCATGTGTTGGCGGTGGTTCAAATGCCATTGGTCTTTTCCATGAATTTGTCGATGACAAAGATGTTAGGTTGATTGGAGTAGAAGCTTCTGGATTAGGCCTTGAAAGTGGCAAGCATGCCGCTACGTTAACAAAAGGAGAAGTTGGAGTTTTGCATGGAGCAATGAGCTATCTTTTGCAGGATGATGATGGACAAATAATTGAGCCACACTCTATTAGTGCAGG GTTGGACTATCCCGGGGTTGGACCAGAGCATAGTTTCTTGAAAGATGTAGGGCGGGCTGAATACTACAGTGTTACCGACGACGAAGCACTCGAAG CTTTTAAGAGATTATCTCAATTGGAAGGCATAATTCCAGCTCTGGAAACATCTCATGCTCTGGCATATTTAGAGAAACTATGCCCTACCCTTCCTAATGGAACTAAGGTTGTGGTTAATTGCAGTGGTAGAGGGGATAAGGATGTTCAAACTGCTATCAAGTACTTGAAAATTTGA